One segment of Setaria viridis chromosome 4, Setaria_viridis_v4.0, whole genome shotgun sequence DNA contains the following:
- the LOC117851354 gene encoding cysteine-rich receptor-like protein kinase 10 yields MAPEGLLGVHRRLLDEAPAPVSDVTGHGSGSGSSSEAMRIMVGVLVTVIVCTLLYCVYCWRWRKRNAIRRSLLDSLWPRSSSDLPLMDLASILAATDNFSEANKLGEGGFGPVYRGVLSGGSEIAVKRLSARSRQGAAEFRNEVELIAKLQHRNLVRLLGWCAERDEKLLVYEYLPNRSLDAFVFDPSKSAQLGWSTRHDVILGIARGLLYLHEDSLLKVVHRDLKASNVLLDHKMSPKISDFGMAKIFEDDSDAINTGRIVGTYGYMAPEFALEGVFSVKSDVFSFGVLLLEILSGQRNGALYLEEHQQSLIQDAWKLWTQDLAAEFMDPSLGRSYSKDEAWRCYHVGLLCVQENPDVRPTMSNVLLMLISDHMKLPDPAMPPLFTRLRKIPLSAMPLTTKTESTTSPQSINDVSITIIEPR; encoded by the exons ATGGCGCCGGAGGGTCTTCTTGGCGTCCACCGCCGCCTGTTGGACgaggccccggcgccggtgagtgACGTGACGGggcacggctccggctccggctcgaGCTCGGAAGCGATGCGGATAATGGTGGGCGTGCTGGTGACGGTCATCGTCTGCACGCTGCTCTACTGCGTCTACTGCTGGAGGTGGCGGAAGCGCAACG CCATCCGTAGATCCCTGCTGGACAGCCTGTGGCCGCGGTCGAGCTCGGACCTGCCGCTCATGGACCTCGcctccatcctcgccgccaccgaCAACTTCTCAGAGGCCAACAAGCTCGGCGAAGGCGGCTTCGGCCCTGTCTACAGA GGCGTGCTGAGCGGCGGGTCGGAGATCGCGGTGAAGCGGCTGTCGGCGCGGTcgcggcagggggcggcggAGTTCCGGAACGAGGTGGAACTTATCGCCAAGCTGCAGCACCGCAACCTGGTGCGCCTCCTGGGCTGGTGCGCCGAGCGCGACGAGAAGCTGCTCGTCTACGAGTACCTCCCCAACCGCAGCCTCGACGCCTTCGTCTTCG ATCCGAGCAAGAGCGCGCAGCTGGGGTGGAGCACCCGTCACGACGTCATCCTCGGCATCGCCCGCGGCCTGCTCTACCTCCACGAGGACTCGCTGCTCAAGGTCGTGCACCGGGACCTAAAGGCCAGCAACGTGCTCCTCGACCACAAGATGAGCCCCAAGATCTCCGACTTCGGCATGGCCAAGATCTTCGAGGACGATTCCGACGCCATCAACACGGGCCGCATCGTCGGAACATA CGGGTACATGGCGCCGGAGTTCGCGTTGGAGGGCGTCTTCTCGGTAAAGTCAGACGTGTTCAGCTTCGGTGTCCTCCTCCTCGAGATCTTGAGCGGACAGCGGAACGGCGCATTGTACCTGGAGGAGCACCAGCAATCTCTCATCCAAGAT GCATGGAAGCTGTGGACCCAAGATCTCGCGGCCGAGTTCATGGACCCGTCGCTCGGGCGCTCCTACTCCAAGGACGAGGCCTGGCGATGCTACCACGTCGGCCTTCTCTGCGTGCAGGAGAACCCCGACGTCCGGCCGACCATGTCCAACGTCCTGCTCATGCTCATCAGCGACCACATGAAGCTCCCTGACCCGGCCATGCCGCCACTGTTCACGCGACTGAGGAAGATCCCCTTGTCAGCGATGCCACTCACGACCAAGACGGAGTCAACGACGTCTCCCCAGTCGATCAACGATGTGTCCATCACCATAATCGAACCGCGATGA